In the genome of Cellulomonas sp. WB94, one region contains:
- the aroB gene encoding 3-dehydroquinate synthase, with amino-acid sequence MTSTEAHGGARVVSVAGDAPYDVVIGHHLLGELPRLLGDRVQRVLVIHAAALATSADAIRDDLLSHGYEALLAEVPDAEAAKTAQVAAFCWQVLGQADFTRSDAIVSLGGGATTDLAGFVASTWLRGIRVVHVPTTLLAMVDAAVGGKTAINTVEGKNLVGTFYAPAGVLCDLASLETMPRFDYIAGLGEVIKTGFIADPRILEIVEANSSLVADPVRAAGSAELLELIERSVAVKARVVGEDLREAGLREILNYGHTFGHAIEQVERYSWRHGAAVSVGMVFAAELARLAGRLSDADVERHRSALTSVGLPVTYRGDRWDQLLAAMRRDKKTRGDLLRFVVLEGIGRPTRLEGPDPTLLAAAYAEVSEGAAAPSRAISL; translated from the coding sequence ATGACGAGCACTGAGGCGCACGGTGGGGCGCGGGTCGTGAGCGTCGCGGGGGATGCGCCGTACGACGTCGTCATCGGCCATCACCTCCTCGGCGAGCTGCCGCGACTGTTGGGCGACCGTGTGCAGCGGGTCCTCGTCATCCACGCGGCCGCGCTCGCGACGTCGGCGGACGCGATCCGCGACGACCTCCTGTCCCACGGGTACGAGGCCCTGCTCGCCGAGGTGCCCGACGCGGAGGCCGCGAAGACCGCCCAGGTCGCCGCTTTCTGCTGGCAGGTGCTCGGGCAAGCCGACTTCACCCGGAGCGACGCCATCGTCTCGCTCGGCGGCGGCGCCACGACGGATCTCGCCGGGTTCGTCGCCTCGACGTGGCTGCGCGGGATCCGCGTCGTGCACGTCCCGACGACGCTGCTCGCGATGGTCGACGCCGCCGTCGGCGGCAAGACGGCCATCAACACGGTCGAGGGCAAGAACCTCGTCGGCACGTTCTATGCGCCCGCCGGGGTCCTGTGCGACCTCGCGTCGCTCGAGACCATGCCGCGCTTCGACTACATCGCGGGCCTCGGTGAGGTCATCAAGACCGGCTTCATCGCCGACCCGCGCATCCTCGAGATCGTCGAGGCCAACTCCTCGCTCGTTGCCGACCCGGTCCGGGCGGCCGGCTCTGCCGAGCTGCTCGAGCTCATCGAGCGGTCCGTCGCCGTCAAGGCGCGCGTCGTGGGGGAGGACCTGCGCGAGGCCGGTCTCCGCGAGATCCTCAACTACGGCCACACGTTCGGTCACGCCATCGAGCAGGTCGAGCGGTACTCGTGGCGCCACGGCGCGGCCGTGTCGGTCGGCATGGTCTTCGCGGCCGAGCTCGCACGGCTCGCGGGCCGGCTCAGCGACGCCGACGTAGAGCGCCACCGCTCGGCGCTGACCTCGGTCGGGCTTCCCGTCACCTACCGCGGGGACCGCTGGGACCAGCTGCTCGCCGCGATGCGCCGCGACAAGAAGACGCGCGGCGACCTGCTGCGGTTCGTGGTGCTCGAGGGCATCGGGCGGCCGACTCGTCTCGAAGGCCCCGACCCGACACTCCTCGCCGCGGCATACGCCGAGGTCAGCGAGGGTGCCGCCGCGCCGAGCCGCGCGATCTCGCTCTGA
- a CDS encoding shikimate kinase, whose translation MPDDLPALRPGGGPRIVLIGPPGSGKSTVAAALGQRWQLAVRDTDDDIERVAAKSISDIFVDDGEPAFRELERAAVAAALAEHDGVLALGGGSVLDEATQAALAAYASAGGVVVFLDVSLAHAAPRVGFNTARPLLLGNPRARWAALMEERRPVYERVSTLRVATDGVTPTEIAEEIERGLSRLRLGRGTEDGNEAGYDEH comes from the coding sequence GTGCCTGACGACCTCCCAGCCCTACGCCCCGGTGGCGGCCCTCGCATCGTGCTCATCGGACCGCCCGGGTCGGGCAAGTCGACGGTGGCCGCGGCGCTCGGTCAACGCTGGCAGCTTGCGGTCCGGGACACCGACGACGACATCGAGCGCGTCGCTGCGAAGTCGATCAGCGACATCTTCGTTGACGACGGCGAGCCGGCCTTCCGGGAGCTCGAGCGCGCGGCGGTGGCGGCCGCGCTCGCCGAGCACGACGGTGTTCTCGCGCTCGGCGGGGGATCGGTGCTCGACGAGGCCACACAGGCTGCCCTCGCGGCCTACGCGTCGGCGGGAGGTGTCGTGGTGTTCCTCGACGTCTCGCTCGCGCACGCGGCGCCCCGCGTCGGCTTCAACACGGCCCGACCGCTGCTGCTGGGGAACCCGCGCGCGCGCTGGGCGGCCCTCATGGAGGAGCGGCGACCGGTGTACGAGCGGGTGTCCACGCTGCGCGTGGCCACGGACGGCGTGACACCGACGGAGATCGCCGAGGAGATCGAACGCGGACTGAGCCGGCTGCGGCTCGGTCGCGGCACCGAGGACGGGAACGAGGCTGGGTATGACGAGCACTGA
- the aroC gene encoding chorismate synthase, with product MLRWLTSGESHGQALVGILEGVPAGVAVESADIRAALARRRLGYGRGARMKFEQDEVRILGGVRLGETQGGPVAIEIGNSEWPKWVDVMSADPVDDPEKLNRARNAPLTRPRPGHADLVGMRKFAFDDARPVLERASARETATRVALGVVAAHFLEQAAGIRLVSHVVAIGPVAVPDDAALPTPDDVDALDADPVRCLDADSSAAMVAEIDDCHDAGDTLGGVVEVLAYGVPSGLGSYVHADRRLDARLAGALMGIQAIKGVEVGDGFRTAARRGSQAHDEIERDASGRIVRRTNRAGGLEGGMTNGEIVRVRAAMKPISTVPRALDTIDTTSSEPAKALHQRSDVCAVPPAAVVAEAMVALVLADALLEKCGGDSVGEVRRNLHAYLDAIPELQR from the coding sequence ATGCTTCGTTGGTTGACATCCGGTGAGTCCCACGGCCAGGCGCTGGTCGGCATCCTCGAGGGGGTGCCGGCCGGCGTCGCGGTCGAGTCCGCCGACATCCGGGCGGCGCTCGCCCGTCGGCGCCTCGGCTACGGGCGCGGCGCACGGATGAAGTTCGAGCAGGACGAGGTGCGGATCCTCGGCGGCGTGCGCCTGGGGGAGACCCAGGGCGGCCCGGTCGCGATCGAGATCGGCAACTCCGAGTGGCCCAAGTGGGTCGACGTGATGTCCGCGGACCCGGTCGACGACCCCGAGAAGCTGAACCGCGCGCGCAACGCCCCGCTCACGCGTCCCCGGCCCGGCCACGCCGACCTCGTGGGCATGCGCAAGTTCGCGTTCGACGACGCCCGTCCAGTGCTGGAGCGAGCGAGCGCCCGCGAGACCGCGACGCGTGTCGCCCTGGGGGTTGTCGCGGCCCATTTCCTCGAGCAGGCCGCAGGAATCCGGCTCGTCTCGCACGTCGTGGCGATCGGTCCGGTCGCGGTGCCCGACGACGCCGCGCTGCCCACGCCCGACGACGTGGACGCGCTCGACGCGGACCCGGTGCGCTGCCTCGACGCCGATTCGTCGGCCGCGATGGTCGCCGAGATCGACGACTGCCATGACGCGGGCGACACGCTCGGCGGGGTCGTCGAGGTGCTCGCGTACGGCGTCCCGTCCGGTCTCGGCTCGTACGTGCACGCCGACCGTCGCCTCGACGCGCGGCTCGCCGGTGCCCTCATGGGCATCCAGGCCATCAAGGGCGTCGAGGTCGGCGACGGCTTCCGGACCGCGGCACGCCGGGGTTCGCAGGCGCACGACGAGATCGAGCGGGATGCGTCGGGCCGGATCGTGCGGCGGACCAACCGGGCCGGCGGCCTTGAGGGCGGCATGACCAACGGAGAGATCGTGCGTGTCCGCGCCGCGATGAAGCCCATCTCGACGGTGCCGCGAGCGCTCGACACGATCGACACCACGTCGTCGGAGCCTGCCAAGGCTCTGCACCAGCGTTCCGACGTGTGTGCCGTGCCGCCTGCAGCGGTCGTCGCGGAAGCGATGGTCGCGCTCGTGCTCGCGGACGCGCTGCTCGAGAAGTGCGGGGGAGACTCCGTGGGCGAGGTGCGCCGCAACCTGCACGCGTACCTCGACGCCATCCCCGAGCTGCAGCGCTGA
- a CDS encoding fimbrial assembly protein, with protein MTAVMDRSKPKNAGPTLIGVSLPQVNLLPPEVRAKRGLKVLKRWLGVSLLATLVLCVLAYGVSLMSAAAAQSDLVTAQDETARLQKEQQQYAEVPLVLNALANAKAARTLGMSTEVQWKNYLDAITAVMPAGVSLETITVTGATPMTAAAAPGSVLQSASVGQIQFSGRIDTLPDTAAWIDALNAVPGFSDAWVSTTAIGETNKVVYYTVNSTVQVTDVAYAKRFAAAEGTK; from the coding sequence ATGACCGCCGTGATGGATCGCTCGAAGCCGAAGAACGCTGGACCGACGCTGATCGGCGTGTCGCTGCCGCAGGTGAACCTCCTGCCGCCCGAGGTCCGCGCCAAGCGTGGCCTGAAGGTCCTCAAGCGGTGGCTTGGCGTGAGTCTGCTCGCGACGCTCGTGCTCTGCGTGCTGGCCTACGGCGTGAGCCTCATGTCCGCCGCCGCTGCGCAGTCTGACCTGGTCACTGCGCAGGACGAGACTGCTCGGCTTCAGAAGGAGCAGCAGCAGTACGCCGAGGTGCCGCTCGTGCTGAACGCTCTGGCGAACGCGAAGGCGGCGCGGACTCTCGGGATGTCGACCGAGGTGCAGTGGAAGAACTACCTCGACGCGATCACGGCGGTGATGCCGGCGGGCGTCAGCCTCGAGACCATCACCGTCACGGGAGCGACGCCGATGACAGCGGCGGCGGCACCAGGCAGTGTCCTGCAATCGGCCAGCGTCGGGCAGATCCAGTTCAGTGGGCGCATCGATACCTTGCCTGACACGGCCGCATGGATCGACGCCCTCAATGCCGTCCCAGGCTTCTCCGACGCGTGGGTGTCGACGACCGCGATCGGCGAGACCAACAAGGTCGTCTACTACACCGTGAACTCGACCGTCCAGGTCACGGACGTTGCGTACGCCAAGCGGTTCGCCGCAGCTGAAGGGACCAAGTGA
- the pilM gene encoding type IV pilus assembly protein PilM, translating into MASTRVIGLDIGTTAVRAAELEFGSGGPTGKGGATLLRYGQVPLPMGAVRDGEAIQPETVATALRQLWLQQKFSSREVVIGVGNQRVLVRELDLPWMPLPQLKASLPFQVQELLPMSTDEALLDYFPTSEFDGPNGRTVQGMLVAAQRDTVSANVLAAESAGLHPTMVDLNAFALLRSVARGDLAQRIVALVDIGASVTNVVIAVHGVPRLIRTLPLGGQNVTNGVAAALGIAAPEAEMLKREIGVGFAVGPEQAVAAEAISNVARTLVEAVRNTFVYYSGNNPGAAIEVAVMTGGGSHLPGLGQYLSSAGRLPVTLGDPLAGLKIGKSMPRGALAGLESLVALPIGLAYGVAA; encoded by the coding sequence GTGGCCAGCACCCGGGTGATCGGGCTCGACATCGGCACCACGGCTGTCCGGGCTGCAGAGCTCGAGTTCGGTAGCGGTGGGCCGACCGGCAAGGGCGGCGCCACGCTGCTCCGCTACGGGCAGGTCCCGCTCCCGATGGGCGCGGTGCGCGACGGTGAGGCCATCCAGCCGGAGACCGTCGCAACTGCGCTCCGCCAGCTGTGGCTCCAGCAGAAGTTCAGCTCACGCGAGGTCGTGATCGGCGTCGGGAACCAGCGCGTCCTGGTCCGCGAGCTCGACCTCCCGTGGATGCCGCTGCCCCAGCTCAAGGCCTCGCTGCCGTTCCAGGTGCAGGAGCTGCTGCCGATGTCGACCGACGAGGCGTTGCTCGACTACTTCCCGACGAGCGAGTTCGACGGGCCGAACGGACGGACCGTCCAGGGGATGCTCGTCGCTGCTCAGCGCGACACGGTCAGCGCGAACGTGCTCGCTGCCGAGAGCGCCGGGTTGCACCCGACGATGGTCGACCTCAACGCGTTCGCCCTGCTGCGCTCGGTGGCGCGAGGCGACCTGGCCCAGCGGATCGTCGCACTCGTCGACATCGGCGCAAGCGTGACGAACGTGGTGATCGCCGTGCACGGTGTGCCGCGCCTCATCAGGACGCTGCCCCTGGGTGGGCAGAACGTGACGAACGGCGTCGCGGCCGCGCTCGGGATCGCGGCCCCCGAGGCCGAGATGCTCAAGCGGGAGATCGGTGTCGGCTTCGCCGTCGGGCCTGAGCAGGCCGTCGCGGCAGAGGCCATCAGCAACGTAGCGCGGACTCTCGTCGAGGCCGTGCGCAACACCTTCGTCTACTACTCGGGCAACAACCCGGGGGCGGCGATCGAGGTCGCCGTCATGACAGGCGGCGGCTCACACCTGCCTGGGCTCGGCCAGTACCTGTCGAGCGCGGGTCGCCTGCCGGTGACGCTCGGCGATCCGCTGGCCGGCCTCAAGATCGGCAAGTCGATGCCTCGGGGCGCGCTTGCCGGACTCGAGTCTCTGGTCGCCCTGCCGATCGGCCTTGCCTACGGAGTTGCCGCATGA
- a CDS encoding A24 family peptidase, which translates to MSAGTVAAIVIVIAAGVGLLIGSFLNVVIWRVPRGESIVSPPSACPRCGHVIRARDNVPVISWLILRGRCRDCGEPISRRYPLVEASTGVLFGLTAWHFGLSWALPAYLFLAAVSVALALIDLDTKRLPNAIVLPSYPAAIALLALASWNPGGASDWSALGRALLAGAALYAVYFALMVVYPAGMGFGDVKLAGVLGLFLGWIGWGALVVGWFAAFLLGGLFAIGLLVAGRANRKTGIPFGPWLLLGAAVGIACGQAIADWYLGVL; encoded by the coding sequence GTGTCTGCGGGCACCGTTGCCGCAATCGTAATTGTCATCGCCGCAGGTGTAGGCCTCTTGATCGGCTCCTTCCTCAACGTCGTGATCTGGCGCGTTCCCCGCGGCGAGTCGATCGTCTCCCCGCCCAGCGCCTGCCCGAGGTGCGGCCACGTGATCCGCGCACGCGACAACGTTCCGGTGATCTCGTGGTTGATCCTCCGCGGCCGATGCCGGGACTGCGGTGAGCCGATCTCTCGGCGCTACCCGCTGGTCGAGGCCAGCACGGGCGTGCTGTTCGGACTCACGGCGTGGCACTTCGGGTTGAGCTGGGCACTGCCGGCCTATCTGTTCCTCGCCGCGGTCTCGGTCGCGCTCGCGCTCATCGACCTCGACACGAAGAGGCTGCCGAACGCGATCGTGCTGCCGTCGTATCCAGCCGCGATCGCCCTGCTGGCGCTGGCGAGCTGGAACCCGGGCGGCGCGAGTGACTGGTCCGCGCTGGGACGCGCGCTCCTCGCCGGCGCGGCACTGTACGCCGTGTACTTCGCGCTCATGGTCGTCTACCCGGCCGGCATGGGCTTCGGCGACGTGAAGCTGGCCGGTGTGCTCGGGCTGTTCCTCGGCTGGATCGGGTGGGGCGCTCTCGTCGTCGGCTGGTTCGCTGCGTTCCTCCTCGGCGGCCTGTTTGCGATCGGTCTGCTGGTGGCGGGACGCGCCAACCGCAAGACGGGGATCCCGTTCGGTCCGTGGCTCCTCCTTGGTGCAGCTGTAGGGATCGCCTGCGGGCAGGCGATCGCCGACTGGTATCTGGGTGTGCTCTGA
- a CDS encoding type II secretion system protein, which translates to MTIFTIVITIVMGALITLMTVSNGAFNRADAQSEIRVGLADISKQMRSGNVLFSPKDEPTAVLSCIKAADGTDRGSCMRIFTQTNGISRCVQWQVLEVSPGGNGKAILRTRNWDPLWSTSNDVTPWRTVARGLTLDATNPPFELQGAATPYDRRLLDVGLKSYDADRDINVSIASSISGRNTSYGYDTGRCEPVPSEGWTP; encoded by the coding sequence ATGACGATCTTCACCATCGTCATCACCATCGTCATGGGTGCTCTCATCACGCTCATGACCGTTAGCAACGGCGCCTTCAACCGGGCGGATGCGCAGAGCGAGATCCGGGTGGGTCTCGCTGACATCAGCAAGCAGATGCGTTCAGGCAACGTCTTGTTCAGTCCCAAGGACGAGCCCACCGCGGTCCTCTCATGCATCAAGGCGGCAGACGGCACGGACCGTGGCAGTTGCATGCGGATCTTCACCCAGACCAACGGAATCTCTCGGTGCGTCCAGTGGCAGGTCCTCGAGGTTTCTCCTGGCGGCAACGGCAAGGCGATCCTTCGGACCAGAAACTGGGACCCGCTCTGGTCCACGTCGAACGACGTGACACCATGGCGCACCGTCGCTCGTGGCCTGACGCTCGATGCCACGAATCCACCATTCGAGCTCCAAGGGGCGGCGACGCCCTACGACCGCCGACTCCTGGATGTCGGCCTGAAGTCGTACGACGCGGACAGGGACATCAACGTGTCCATCGCTTCCTCGATCTCGGGGCGCAACACGAGCTACGGCTACGACACAGGACGGTGCGAGCCCGTTCCCTCAGAAGGTTGGACGCCGTGA
- a CDS encoding prepilin-type N-terminal cleavage/methylation domain-containing protein, translating to MSTVRDLGDDGFTLIEIILAMFIVVAVMTTVLGLVVSALGTLAQSRQRQSGSALATEAIESLRALPYATVTAGAPGGCNTSLGLAATSTYVTTVGLAQTFTPPATVLSVPAEVLVVNSQSPCQRTTVQGNTTYTVRQYVTQSTTTDAYNLTSIASWTKHGGATTYSAERSTTFSPGGCLVSTLHPFSGPCQSAFSGRAGSDSFNLTVTQLDPTDTSIVGPLIGSLGLPAVSSSLEVEQTVALMSTGIGAGAQDALGSGVVTSRVLEANSDPTSGSTRNYSQSYTIAGGSLSPTPAAFSASSSSASLNGDVAASGAVCTLPTATGTVQIATGPAGEFRPCSAATISGPGNATATLSSNALLTASGISGSAGAANVVGVSTPGICGAAAPGCAHSSVKRAVDVLTFAPVVGPSGLWEISNLKEFAVSEAGASATSPPATRSGTLKLWNGTAYAPLVTLSGTTEGTWTWGTAAGSTYPPITVGTTTISGSLTITRAGSTASGPANCLASACVSTQKSGSIAGSFQVTSPGSAYRVDLALGGVSAISAYQAAPVG from the coding sequence GTGAGCACCGTCAGGGACCTAGGTGACGACGGGTTCACCCTCATCGAGATCATCCTCGCCATGTTCATCGTTGTCGCAGTGATGACCACGGTGCTCGGCCTCGTGGTCTCAGCGCTCGGAACGCTGGCCCAGTCCCGACAGCGACAGTCCGGATCAGCTCTCGCGACAGAGGCGATCGAGTCCCTTCGCGCGTTGCCGTATGCGACGGTGACCGCCGGCGCACCTGGCGGGTGCAACACTTCCCTCGGACTGGCGGCCACGAGCACGTACGTGACCACCGTCGGCCTCGCCCAGACATTCACGCCCCCTGCAACCGTCCTTTCGGTCCCGGCAGAAGTCCTCGTGGTGAACAGCCAGTCGCCGTGCCAGCGCACCACTGTGCAGGGCAACACGACCTACACGGTCCGGCAGTACGTGACGCAGTCGACCACTACTGATGCGTACAACCTGACGTCGATCGCGAGCTGGACGAAGCACGGCGGCGCCACCACCTACTCGGCGGAGCGATCGACAACCTTCTCGCCGGGCGGCTGCCTGGTGAGCACCCTGCACCCCTTCTCAGGCCCCTGTCAGTCTGCGTTCTCGGGGCGCGCGGGGTCGGACTCCTTCAATCTGACCGTCACGCAGCTCGACCCGACTGACACTTCGATCGTCGGCCCGCTCATCGGGAGCCTCGGACTCCCCGCTGTCAGCAGCAGCCTTGAGGTCGAGCAGACCGTCGCACTGATGTCGACTGGTATTGGAGCAGGCGCTCAGGATGCTCTCGGTTCCGGGGTGGTGACGAGCAGGGTTCTCGAAGCGAACAGCGACCCGACCTCGGGAAGCACCCGGAACTACTCACAGAGCTACACGATCGCAGGCGGGTCATTGAGTCCGACGCCGGCTGCGTTCTCTGCCTCGTCGTCGAGCGCCAGCCTCAACGGTGATGTCGCGGCGAGCGGCGCGGTGTGCACGTTGCCGACGGCCACCGGCACCGTGCAGATTGCCACAGGTCCTGCTGGAGAGTTCCGCCCCTGCAGCGCTGCCACGATCTCGGGCCCCGGCAACGCCACGGCGACCCTCTCCTCGAACGCGTTGCTCACGGCGTCGGGGATCTCCGGCTCGGCAGGAGCGGCGAATGTCGTCGGTGTGTCGACGCCTGGAATCTGCGGCGCTGCGGCACCGGGGTGCGCCCACTCGTCGGTGAAGCGAGCGGTCGACGTCCTGACGTTTGCTCCTGTCGTTGGCCCTTCCGGACTCTGGGAGATCTCGAACCTCAAAGAGTTCGCGGTCTCCGAGGCGGGTGCCTCCGCGACTTCACCGCCCGCGACGCGTTCAGGGACGCTCAAGCTCTGGAACGGGACGGCGTACGCGCCGCTGGTCACGCTCTCCGGGACCACCGAAGGGACCTGGACCTGGGGGACGGCGGCGGGTTCGACATATCCACCTATCACGGTGGGCACGACGACGATCTCCGGGAGCCTGACGATCACCCGAGCCGGATCGACTGCCAGCGGGCCCGCCAACTGCCTGGCATCCGCCTGCGTCTCCACCCAGAAGAGCGGGTCCATCGCCGGGTCTTTCCAGGTGACGTCTCCAGGCAGCGCTTATCGGGTGGACCTGGCACTCGGCGGCGTCTCGGCCATCTCCGCATACCAGGCGGCTCCAGTTGGCTAA